GACAACAATGGCCGGCATGAATCTTACGGGGAAAGGCTGGTACTCTGCACCGGCTAATTCAGATTTCCTACGCTGCCTGGCGTATTTTCCTAGGCAGTGGAATCAATGACAGACATGACGACTATTAATGGCGACCGGTGGCCTTGCCCCGAAAGCCCAGATAAAGTTCATGGCATTAGAGGTTACTTTGGCGAGGTTTGCGATGTCCCGCACGATTCGTTTTCACAAGTTTGGTCCGGCCGAGGTGCTCAAGTGCGAAGAGCATGAAGCCACGTTGCCCGCACCGGGCGAAGTGCAGGTGCGTGTCGAAGCGATTGGCATCAGTTGGTACGACATTCTCTGGCGGCAGAACCTGGCGTCCTCCCATGCCCGCTTGCCTTCGGGCCTTGGCCATGAAATGGCGGGCGTGGTCGTAGCGGTAGGCGAGGGCGTCGACGATCTGGTGGTAGGCGACAAGGTTGCCAGCTTTCCGGCGGAAAGCCCCAATGATTACCCGGTGTATGGCGAGGTGATTGTGCTGCCTCGTTCGGCCCTGACCCGCTACCCGGACGTGTTGAGCCCGGTGCAGGCCAGTGTGCATTACACGCCGTTGTTGATTGCCTACTTTGCCTACATCGATCTGGCGCGGGCCAAACCTGGGCAGTTCGCCCTGGTCACGGATGCCAGCCATTGTGCCGGGCCGTCGTTCGTGCAATTGGGCAAGGCCCTGGGTGTGCGGGTGATCGCTGCCACCAAGTCCCCTGACGAGCGCGAATACCTGCTGTCTTTGGGCGCCGAAAAGGTCATCGTTACCGAAGAGCAGGACTTGCTGATGCAAATCAACAAGTTCACGGATGGGCGCGGTGTGGACGTGGTGTTTGACGGCCTGGGCGGCCCGCAGATGTCGCTGTTGGGCGATGTTCTCGCGCCCCGTGGCAGCCTGGTGTTGTACGGCCTGCAAGGTGGCAACCAGACCCCGTTCCCGGCCTGTGCCGCGTTCCAGAAGAACATTCAGTTCTTTGTGCACTGCATCGGCAACTTCACCGGCAAGCCCGAGCTTGGTATTGCCCAGGACCAGGCCGCGCTGCAGCGGGCCCTGCGTGAGATCAACCAGTTGACCGCAGACGGCATGCTAGTGCCGCTCAAGACCCGGGTATTTGCCTTCAACCAGTTCGTCGAAGCCCATCGTTATATGGATGAATGCCCGTGCCGCGAGCGGGTAGCGTTGCAGGTTGAAGCCGTTTGATCTGTGGGAATGTTCGCAAACGGACATTCTACGGGTGTTTGCCATGGGGCAAATACGCCATTTAGAAGGACTGGATCTACCTCCTTGCTGAGCCTTGTACCGGGATTCTTTTCCTGCAAAACCTGCCCTTGATCCCGCCGCTGCCCTGAATCCCAGAGCAGCGGCGTTTTTCTTGGGCGCTGCACTCAATCCCCGCCCACCGAACTGCACTGGTTTTTGCGCTGAGTCTGTATCTTTTAATCATCAATCAAGCGCTGATAATTGCCCGGTCACTTTCATCTCAAGGACTGAGCAATGATTGCAGAAAACAACTCAAAACAGCGTTTCGCCGAAACTAATAAATCGCCTTGTATGCCGGCCCAAGGATATGGGTCCGCAGAAAGAGCCTTTAAGTGTGCGCGAACTAAATCCCTTTTTTACCCTGCGGCGCATATGTCAGATCATTCTTTAATATTCGAGTTAAAGACTAGTAGGAGGTTGTAAGACCATTCCTAGGCTGGCTAATGGGCCGGTGTAGGGGCTTTCCTTCGCAGGTGATGGCATCTTCGCCAGGATGTTCCAACTGGCGCTTTGTTGTGCGGTGCTAACATTTAGCTATCAGCCTTAATCGCAACAGGCGTCAACTCTAAGTAAACAGCAGATCGGACAGGCACGCCTAACTGCATGCCCGAAACTGACAGTTAACCTCAGGTAGTAAAGCTATGAGCGCTATTCACGAACAAGCCATGAACTATGTTTACCAGCAAGTTTTGCAGCGATTGCTGAGCCACTTCTCGCGGGCGGAGCGCACCGCACTTCAGTTATTGATTCAGCGGTTGATTGTGGCGGCCGGGGGCCTGGAGCAGATCGGCGACTACAAGGTGCTGGTCGCTCATGGGGGCGGTAAAAGCAGCAGTTATGCACTGGCCTTCCTGCGTGCTGCGCAATTGACCATCGCGGGACGCGCGCCGAGGAGTTTTCAATTGCGTGTGGCAACCCTGCGCCATACGGGGATGACGCAAGCGGCGCTGGACAGCATTCACCGTGGTTACAGCGCGTTGTTTTTCCATGACGACCCCAGGGTCGAGCTGCTGATGGTGGAAAACCAGGAGGTTTTGCCTTTCAACCACCTGCGTCCGGCGTCAAGCGCAGGGCAGGAGGTGGGGCGGCGCAACATGTTGATGGTCGGGCATATGAGTTCGGGGGATATCCGCGCCAGTTTGTGCAACGACGGCTACCTGTCCCTGGGGGATTTCTATCGTCGCATCACTGCATGGGACGGTGGGGTACACGCGTTGGTCAGCAGTGATTCTCCACGCAAGCAGAATCAATACCTGGCGTGGCTGGCCAGGACCACTCGCGCTGCGGGCATGAAAGGCCATTCCGGGCAGCCATTGGCGCTCAACGCGCTGTTCACCCGCATGGACGATTGCAGCGCCGGGTATTACCGCGATGTGTATGGCGAACATTACGCGGCACAGGATGCGTCCGCCAAGGAGGTGCACCGTCACCTGGCCTACATTGGCGTGGCCGACCTGTTGCGCGCAACGGAGCAGGGCAGCACGGCATTGCTCAATGATTTCATGGGTTACAAGCAAGATGAGTTCGCCTTTCAGTTCAGCAACCCGGCCTACGCCAACCCGTTGCTGATGGCTCACCTGCACGGCCTGCACGCCCAAGTGCTGCAGGGCCTGGACTATCAGCAGGGTGTCACGCGGTTTATCGAGCAGGCCATCGGCTTTATGCGCCGTAAGCAAATCCCTGAATTGCTGATTGCTCAAGCCGGGACACGGGACGGGCGCGTGCTGGCGGCGACCTATGCTCGCGAGTTCTTTGGCCTGGAGGATAGCCAACTGGTATGCCTGTTGTTTTCACCGTTTATCCAGCAAGGGCAGCGCCTGGAAGCCTTCTTGCGCCGCTGTCATCCGGGCATGCTGGTGGCGCTGCCCGAACTGCACAAGGCTCTTGAGGGCAAGCCTTCGGCAGAGTTGATCCAGCACTGGATTGTCGATACCAGTGGCTTGCCCCTGGCGCTTTTGCAGCACCTGTACTGCGCCCATGTCGCGGCCAATGCTGCTTGTATCAACAGCGAGGATGAGGCCACGGTGCCGCATGGCGCGCCAGGGCACTGAGGGTGGGCGTGCCACACCGGCCATTGCCCCGGCAGAAAAGGTCATGAGGGGGGATAAACAGGCTGACTTCGCCTATCAGGCTGTCTATCGCTACATGATCAACCTGATCAATGAAGTGGGCACCGAAGCAAGGGTCAAGTTGCCGTCCTTGCGGCACTTGGCAGAGCGTTTGAATGTATCGATTTCCACCATTCAATACGCCTACTCGCTTCTGGAAAAGGAGGGCAGGGTGTACTCGGTGGCCAAGTCCGGCTACTACGCCTTGCCCATTGCCAGCACTACACCGTGCTGCACGGCGGGGGATCTACTCGAGCGCCTGTATGTCGGGGCACGCAGGCCGGGGATGCTGGTACTCAGTGCCGATGAGCCGGCCCAGTTGCTGTCCCTGGACGCGCCGTTGCTGCAATTGGAGCGTGAGCTGGTGCGCCAGTACCCGCGCCAGTTGCAGCCTTATTCCCAGCCGTGCGGCATCTGGGAGCTGCGGGCGGCGCTGGCGGCGCGTTATACCCACTCGCCCACACGGTGCTGGCAGGCCG
The Pseudomonas hygromyciniae genome window above contains:
- a CDS encoding zinc-dependent alcohol dehydrogenase family protein; the protein is MSRTIRFHKFGPAEVLKCEEHEATLPAPGEVQVRVEAIGISWYDILWRQNLASSHARLPSGLGHEMAGVVVAVGEGVDDLVVGDKVASFPAESPNDYPVYGEVIVLPRSALTRYPDVLSPVQASVHYTPLLIAYFAYIDLARAKPGQFALVTDASHCAGPSFVQLGKALGVRVIAATKSPDEREYLLSLGAEKVIVTEEQDLLMQINKFTDGRGVDVVFDGLGGPQMSLLGDVLAPRGSLVLYGLQGGNQTPFPACAAFQKNIQFFVHCIGNFTGKPELGIAQDQAALQRALREINQLTADGMLVPLKTRVFAFNQFVEAHRYMDECPCRERVALQVEAV